A DNA window from Anaerocolumna sp. AGMB13020 contains the following coding sequences:
- a CDS encoding 2'-5' RNA ligase family protein, with protein MKATVVLIADDEVENYGRKILLEAHRIGKVGFEMTRLPFHVSLKQPFVVPSLEEIEGFFDEFIENVSSIELNFEELVVYPNNALGGEPSGCLSIRVRKTIELDHIQKDLFANLENRFGPCPAPFDDNYIFHMTVAIGKAPYENYEKAYDILCKNNYNRSFKFHKMGLLYYDNDNILPGTYFCYKTVELKQSK; from the coding sequence ATGAAGGCTACAGTTGTATTGATTGCGGATGATGAAGTTGAAAACTACGGTAGAAAAATACTTCTTGAAGCTCATCGTATTGGGAAGGTAGGTTTTGAAATGACAAGATTACCATTTCATGTATCTTTAAAGCAGCCATTCGTAGTACCAAGTCTTGAAGAAATCGAAGGTTTTTTTGATGAGTTTATAGAAAATGTAAGTTCTATCGAATTGAACTTTGAGGAATTAGTGGTATATCCTAATAATGCTCTTGGTGGAGAACCATCTGGATGTTTAAGTATTAGAGTTAGAAAAACCATAGAGCTTGACCATATCCAAAAAGATTTATTCGCTAATTTAGAGAATAGATTTGGTCCATGTCCAGCACCGTTTGATGATAATTATATTTTTCATATGACAGTAGCTATTGGTAAAGCGCCCTATGAAAACTACGAAAAGGCATATGATATATTATGTAAAAATAACTATAATAGAAGTTTTAAATTCCATAAAATGGGACTGTTGTATTATGACAATGATAATATTTTACCAGGTACTTATTTTTGTTATAAAACGGTTGAATTGAAACAATCAAAGTAA
- a CDS encoding terminase small subunit — MSKLTAKQKAFVNEYLIDLNATQAAIRAGYSVKTANEQGARLLANVSISEFISKAMEERSKRTGITADQVLNELAMIAFANGTDFAQVVEEPIIVNGRYVKDPDTGQLRKQEVVKIVPTDKLPDDKKRAIAGIKEGRYGVEVSTCDKVKALELLGRHLGMFKDKVELTTLNEEKGKLDGIIAQLRG; from the coding sequence ATGAGTAAGTTAACAGCGAAACAGAAAGCCTTTGTTAATGAATACCTGATTGATCTAAACGCTACGCAGGCAGCCATAAGAGCTGGCTATTCCGTAAAGACAGCAAACGAGCAGGGAGCTAGGTTGTTAGCAAATGTTAGTATTTCAGAATTTATATCAAAAGCAATGGAAGAACGGAGTAAGCGCACCGGTATTACAGCCGATCAGGTGCTGAATGAACTGGCCATGATAGCCTTTGCCAACGGTACTGACTTTGCCCAGGTGGTGGAAGAGCCTATCATCGTTAATGGCCGTTATGTTAAGGATCCTGATACCGGTCAGCTTAGAAAGCAGGAAGTTGTAAAGATTGTTCCAACTGATAAGCTGCCAGATGATAAGAAAAGGGCTATAGCAGGCATTAAAGAGGGACGATACGGTGTAGAGGTATCCACCTGTGATAAGGTAAAGGCCTTGGAGCTACTGGGACGTCATTTAGGTATGTTTAAGGATAAAGTTGAGCTTACTACCCTTAACGAAGAAAAGGGCAAGCTTGACGGAATTATCGCACAACTAAGGGGCTGA
- a CDS encoding DUF1963 domain-containing protein, giving the protein MWGDSGVGNFSIKRKDLKNCDFSNVFFQWDCS; this is encoded by the coding sequence ATGTGGGGAGATTCTGGTGTTGGAAATTTCTCGATTAAGCGAAAAGATCTGAAAAATTGCGATTTTAGTAATGTGTTTTTTCAATGGGATTGTTCGTAG
- a CDS encoding helix-turn-helix domain-containing protein — protein MTMVLQNADLYLNLKKMRKSSGLSQYELVAQMQLLGSTMSRSTYAKIEQGSRNIKVTDIVALKKIYNVDFSEFFEGIGTC, from the coding sequence ATGACAATGGTTTTACAAAACGCTGATTTATATTTGAACTTGAAGAAAATGAGGAAATCCAGCGGCTTATCTCAGTATGAGTTAGTTGCTCAAATGCAACTGCTTGGAAGTACTATGTCACGTTCTACTTATGCCAAGATAGAACAAGGAAGTAGAAATATAAAAGTTACAGACATAGTGGCATTAAAGAAAATATACAATGTTGATTTTTCGGAATTCTTTGAGGGGATAGGAACCTGCTAG
- a CDS encoding transglutaminase domain-containing protein: protein MEPYYYSQMSKQQQRIYQVIKSGLESLSQSFDVQRIDGTELSDIFYKLRLDYPEIFYASTFHYSFYNDSTLIKIKPVYLFEKNKIREHQLAMRARVEKLARVAKDKSDWEKEQYIHDFICENVTYDKLKKQYSHEILGPLGQGVGVCEGIAKSVKILCDQLSIPCIVVISENNPDKNIKYRHAWNVIKINGSWYHLDATFDNSLGKKEVRYDYFNLDDKSIFKDHEPVIYKIPVCSAGDHFYYKEKKLSFTKQEDIARRCQQAIKKGKVLTFHWRGGYLTKTVLEELLHSIAEAAKEKSRHCQVSVNWQQAVIRVKFIQEQIENSVKMDDAYEEENDTAQ from the coding sequence ATGGAACCATATTATTATAGTCAGATGAGTAAACAGCAGCAGAGAATTTATCAGGTCATTAAAAGCGGTCTGGAGTCTCTCTCACAGAGCTTTGATGTGCAAAGAATTGATGGAACAGAGCTAAGTGATATTTTTTACAAGTTAAGATTGGATTACCCAGAAATATTTTATGCTTCAACATTTCATTATTCTTTCTATAATGATTCTACGTTGATAAAGATAAAGCCGGTTTATTTATTTGAAAAGAATAAAATCAGAGAGCATCAGCTGGCGATGAGAGCCCGGGTGGAGAAGCTTGCCCGGGTAGCAAAGGATAAAAGCGACTGGGAAAAGGAGCAATATATTCATGATTTTATCTGTGAAAATGTGACTTACGATAAGCTGAAGAAACAATATTCACATGAAATTCTAGGCCCATTGGGGCAGGGAGTAGGAGTGTGTGAGGGAATTGCGAAATCTGTGAAGATTCTTTGTGACCAGTTGTCTATTCCTTGTATCGTTGTTATTTCTGAAAATAACCCGGATAAGAATATCAAATATCGTCATGCCTGGAATGTGATTAAAATCAACGGCTCATGGTATCATTTAGATGCTACTTTTGATAATTCCTTAGGAAAAAAAGAAGTAAGGTATGATTATTTTAATTTGGATGATAAGAGCATTTTCAAGGATCATGAGCCGGTAATATACAAAATTCCGGTATGCAGTGCGGGTGATCATTTTTACTATAAAGAGAAGAAGCTTTCTTTTACCAAGCAGGAAGATATAGCAAGACGCTGCCAGCAAGCAATAAAAAAAGGAAAAGTGCTAACCTTTCATTGGAGAGGTGGTTATCTCACAAAAACGGTCTTAGAAGAATTATTGCATAGCATAGCTGAGGCGGCCAAGGAAAAGAGCAGGCACTGCCAGGTTTCTGTAAACTGGCAGCAGGCAGTCATTCGTGTGAAATTCATTCAGGAGCAGATAGAGAATTCAGTGAAGATGGATGATGCATACGAAGAGGAGAATGATACAGCACAGTAG
- the thrS gene encoding threonine--tRNA ligase — MKVSMKDGTVKECKFEEELGKEAFWHTASHVLAQAVKRIYPTAKCAIGPAIRDGFYYDFEFDFIFSIEHLKKIEDEMKKVVKENLILQRFELSRDEAVSLMSEKKEPYKIILINDLPIGEKISFYEQGEYVDVCAGPHISNTNLIKAFKLTTIAGAYWRGNEQNKMLTRIYGVAFPKSNLLEEYLELQEEIKRRDHRRLGKDLGLFALFEEGPGFPFFLPNGMILKNLLINYWREIHEREGYHEISTPIILNRDLWQTSGHWDHYRENMYTTVIEDMDYAIKPMNCPGGMLVYKQKPHSYRELPIRVGELGLVHRNEKSGTLHGLMRVRSLTQDDAHIFMTQEQVTQEIVGVICLIDEVYNKFGFKYSMELSTRPENSIGSDEDWELATESLKTALEVTGKKYVINEGDGAFYGPKIDFHLEDSMGRTWQCGTIQLDFQLPLRFGAEYIGADGERHRPIMIHRTVFGSIERFIGILIEHYAGKFPLWLAPVQVKILPISDRFISYSKEVMNVLKKSGFRCEMDTRAEKIGYKIREAQLDKVPYMIVAGQKEMENGVVSVRKREVGDLGSIEISEFITILKGESEV, encoded by the coding sequence ATGAAAGTTAGTATGAAAGATGGAACGGTAAAAGAGTGTAAATTTGAGGAGGAGTTAGGAAAAGAGGCATTTTGGCACACAGCTTCGCATGTTCTGGCACAGGCAGTTAAACGTATTTATCCTACTGCAAAATGCGCAATTGGACCGGCAATTAGAGATGGATTTTATTATGATTTCGAATTTGACTTTATTTTTTCTATTGAACATCTGAAAAAAATAGAAGATGAAATGAAAAAAGTGGTAAAGGAGAATTTAATATTACAGAGATTTGAATTGAGCAGGGATGAAGCAGTATCACTGATGTCAGAGAAAAAGGAACCGTATAAAATCATATTGATAAATGATTTGCCAATTGGAGAAAAAATCAGTTTCTATGAGCAAGGTGAATATGTTGATGTATGTGCAGGGCCTCATATTTCTAATACAAACCTGATAAAGGCATTTAAATTGACAACGATAGCAGGTGCTTATTGGAGGGGAAATGAACAAAACAAAATGCTCACAAGAATCTATGGTGTGGCATTTCCTAAAAGTAATCTACTAGAAGAATATCTTGAGTTACAGGAAGAAATAAAAAGAAGAGATCATAGAAGACTAGGGAAGGATTTGGGACTATTTGCACTATTTGAGGAAGGCCCTGGTTTCCCGTTTTTTCTTCCAAATGGAATGATACTAAAGAATCTATTGATAAATTATTGGCGAGAAATTCATGAAAGAGAAGGGTATCATGAAATATCTACTCCGATTATTCTCAATCGAGATTTGTGGCAGACATCAGGACATTGGGACCATTATCGTGAAAATATGTATACTACAGTTATTGAGGATATGGATTATGCTATTAAGCCTATGAACTGCCCAGGGGGGATGCTGGTATATAAGCAAAAGCCACATTCTTACCGTGAGTTACCAATAAGAGTAGGAGAACTAGGTTTAGTTCATAGAAATGAAAAATCAGGTACGTTACATGGATTAATGAGAGTACGAAGCTTAACACAGGATGATGCGCATATTTTTATGACACAAGAGCAGGTTACACAAGAAATAGTGGGCGTAATTTGTTTAATTGATGAGGTTTATAATAAATTTGGATTCAAATATTCTATGGAATTATCTACTAGACCAGAAAATAGTATTGGTAGTGATGAAGATTGGGAATTAGCAACGGAGAGCCTTAAAACAGCTTTAGAAGTAACAGGGAAAAAGTATGTTATAAACGAAGGTGATGGAGCGTTCTACGGCCCCAAGATTGATTTTCATCTAGAAGATTCCATGGGGAGAACATGGCAGTGTGGAACAATTCAATTGGATTTTCAACTACCACTTAGGTTTGGAGCAGAGTATATAGGTGCTGATGGTGAAAGACATAGACCTATTATGATCCATAGAACAGTTTTTGGATCGATAGAACGATTTATTGGAATATTAATAGAGCATTATGCAGGAAAGTTTCCTTTATGGCTGGCGCCTGTTCAAGTTAAAATCTTACCGATTTCTGACCGTTTTATCTCATATAGTAAAGAAGTGATGAATGTATTAAAAAAATCTGGTTTTCGTTGTGAAATGGATACTAGGGCAGAGAAAATTGGCTATAAGATTCGCGAAGCACAATTAGATAAAGTACCATATATGATTGTTGCCGGACAGAAAGAAATGGAAAATGGTGTAGTGTCAGTTAGAAAAAGAGAAGTAGGAGATTTGGGTAGCATTGAAATAAGTGAATTTATCACGATATTAAAGGGTGAGTCGGAGGTTTGA
- a CDS encoding DUF1349 domain-containing protein, translating into MITKTEWKWTREPKEYSISEDRIEIITNPYTDLWQRTYYHFRNDNAPLLQMKTTEKFFSFVVKTKFESKMRFDQCGIVMYLDSENWLKGSIEYENEEFQHLGSVVTNNGYSDWATTEIDARIKSMWYRFSRREDDYCIECSEDGKKFKQMRVCHIYKATGEIQFGIYACSPEASSFKATFTNMEVTECKWLAHDGQAPDEA; encoded by the coding sequence ATGATAACGAAAACAGAATGGAAATGGACGAGAGAACCTAAAGAATATTCTATTTCAGAAGATCGAATTGAGATCATAACAAATCCATACACAGATCTATGGCAGCGAACATACTATCATTTCAGAAATGATAATGCACCTTTACTACAGATGAAAACAACAGAGAAGTTCTTTTCTTTCGTTGTAAAGACCAAGTTTGAGAGTAAGATGCGTTTTGATCAGTGTGGTATCGTTATGTACCTTGATAGTGAAAATTGGCTGAAAGGCTCTATTGAATATGAGAATGAAGAATTTCAGCATCTTGGAAGCGTGGTTACAAATAATGGCTATTCAGATTGGGCAACAACTGAGATTGATGCGCGAATCAAGTCTATGTGGTACAGATTCAGCAGACGGGAAGATGATTACTGCATTGAATGCTCTGAGGATGGAAAAAAGTTTAAACAGATGAGAGTCTGTCATATATATAAAGCTACTGGCGAAATTCAGTTTGGAATATATGCTTGCAGCCCGGAGGCTTCTTCTTTTAAAGCCACATTTACGAATATGGAAGTTACTGAATGCAAATGGCTGGCACATGATGGCCAGGCACCGGATGAAGCATAG
- the metG gene encoding methionine--tRNA ligase has product MRNILVGGAWPYANGSLHLGHIAGLLPGDVIARYHRAIGDIVYYVSGSDCHGTPVAIRAKNENKSPHEVSDYYHEEFRDCFERLGFSYDVYTKTSSEEHMNFVRQFHEKLYKSNYVYEKEAPQAYCDCCNSFLADRFVNGKCPECGNDTRGDQCDFCGTVLEPEGLVDPVCAVCGNRISFKNATHLYIAISKMEAQLKELVNNNPNWRKNAISFTNRYINEGLKDRALTRDLDWGIDVPKEGFEDKKIYIWAENVLGYLSASQIAAEQTGDDYKKIWGVNAKHYYVHGKDNIPFHTIILPALLIANGDGWHLPDEIISSEYLTLEGRKISTSQNYAIWVKDIINRYNADSVRYYLLANGPEKKDADFSWREYVNSHNGELLGAYGNFINRTLAFINRYMNGIIPAGNLNSEIEVKIDQLFCETGEKVEAGNLRDAIDGIFEFVRYANKFFDIEQPWITRVTDVEACDNTLFNCVQVIANLGILLHPFLPFSSEKVCKWLKISNVWEKQYVLTGYQLPEIEILFERIDKKVIEEEKARLEKQEEV; this is encoded by the coding sequence ATGAGAAACATTTTAGTTGGTGGTGCATGGCCATATGCAAATGGCTCATTGCACCTAGGTCACATAGCTGGGTTATTGCCTGGAGATGTAATTGCTCGGTATCATAGAGCAATAGGAGATATAGTATATTATGTATCAGGTAGTGACTGTCATGGAACTCCTGTAGCGATACGTGCAAAGAACGAAAATAAATCACCACACGAAGTGAGCGATTATTATCATGAGGAATTTAGAGATTGTTTTGAACGATTAGGATTTAGTTATGATGTCTATACGAAAACTTCTTCAGAAGAGCATATGAATTTTGTCAGACAGTTTCATGAAAAACTTTATAAGAGTAATTATGTTTATGAAAAAGAAGCTCCACAGGCATATTGTGATTGTTGTAATAGTTTTTTGGCAGATAGGTTTGTGAATGGAAAATGTCCGGAATGTGGGAATGATACAAGAGGGGATCAATGTGACTTTTGTGGAACAGTATTAGAACCAGAAGGATTAGTAGATCCAGTTTGTGCTGTTTGTGGTAATAGAATTTCGTTTAAAAATGCAACTCATCTGTATATTGCTATTTCAAAAATGGAGGCTCAATTAAAAGAGTTAGTTAATAACAATCCTAATTGGAGAAAAAATGCAATATCATTTACAAATCGCTATATAAATGAAGGATTAAAAGACAGGGCACTTACGCGTGATTTGGATTGGGGAATAGACGTTCCAAAAGAAGGATTTGAGGATAAGAAAATTTATATCTGGGCAGAAAATGTTCTGGGATATTTATCTGCCAGTCAAATTGCGGCAGAACAAACTGGTGATGATTATAAAAAGATATGGGGAGTAAATGCGAAACATTATTATGTTCATGGAAAAGATAATATTCCTTTTCATACTATTATTTTACCAGCATTGCTTATTGCCAATGGAGATGGATGGCATTTGCCAGATGAGATTATATCAAGTGAATATTTGACCTTGGAAGGCAGAAAAATATCTACAAGTCAGAATTATGCAATTTGGGTAAAGGATATTATAAATAGATATAATGCTGATTCTGTTAGATATTACTTGTTGGCAAATGGACCCGAAAAAAAGGATGCAGATTTTTCATGGCGGGAGTATGTGAATAGCCATAATGGTGAGTTGCTTGGTGCATATGGTAACTTTATCAATAGAACACTTGCTTTTATCAATAGATATATGAATGGAATTATTCCGGCAGGGAATTTGAATTCAGAAATTGAGGTGAAAATTGATCAGCTATTTTGTGAAACAGGAGAAAAAGTAGAGGCAGGTAATCTAAGGGATGCCATTGATGGAATATTTGAATTTGTACGATATGCAAATAAATTCTTTGATATTGAGCAGCCTTGGATTACAAGAGTTACAGATGTTGAGGCTTGTGATAACACACTTTTTAATTGTGTTCAAGTTATAGCTAATTTAGGAATATTGCTACATCCTTTCTTGCCATTTTCATCTGAAAAGGTTTGTAAGTGGCTAAAAATAAGTAATGTATGGGAAAAGCAATATGTATTGACCGGTTATCAATTACCAGAAATAGAGATATTATTTGAAAGAATTGATAAAAAAGTGATTGAAGAGGAAAAAGCCAGATTGGAAAAGCAGGAGGAAGTATAA
- a CDS encoding sigma-70 family RNA polymerase sigma factor, with amino-acid sequence MHEAYFGLVKAVKNYDASQGVLFMSYAPYWIRQAVKRFLDDCGRVIRVPVHKQEKVYQYNRLTAHFLQNFNREPTIHEYARWLQISDKAVEQLQRFMFRDKIKSFDEMVSIGEDESITFADTVASDTDLEGEVIERVSQEQLRGELWDLIRMVLKDDKKVQIIKLRYIDNLALERIAEQFNISRAAVDQSIKYSIRLIKRNAGIRRLAIETGLWDADKPFSADRVKYWCECSRYNMLDKNELRYARRMGWVDEELLQGYS; translated from the coding sequence ATGCATGAAGCCTATTTCGGGCTTGTAAAGGCTGTTAAGAACTACGATGCAAGCCAGGGAGTGCTATTCATGTCATATGCTCCTTACTGGATCAGGCAGGCTGTTAAAAGGTTCTTGGATGATTGTGGCCGAGTTATCAGGGTACCGGTGCATAAACAAGAAAAGGTATATCAGTATAACCGGTTAACGGCTCACTTCCTGCAGAACTTCAACCGGGAGCCAACTATCCATGAGTATGCCAGGTGGCTGCAGATATCAGATAAGGCGGTGGAGCAGCTGCAGCGTTTCATGTTCCGGGACAAGATCAAGAGCTTTGATGAAATGGTGTCGATCGGAGAGGATGAGAGCATAACCTTTGCTGATACGGTGGCCAGTGATACAGATCTGGAAGGTGAAGTAATCGAAAGAGTATCCCAGGAGCAGCTAAGGGGTGAGTTGTGGGACTTAATACGCATGGTGCTTAAGGATGATAAGAAAGTCCAGATAATCAAGCTTAGATACATAGATAACCTTGCATTAGAGAGAATAGCAGAGCAGTTTAATATCAGCAGAGCTGCTGTTGATCAGTCTATTAAGTACAGTATAAGGCTTATCAAGAGAAATGCCGGTATAAGGCGGTTGGCCATTGAAACAGGCCTATGGGATGCAGATAAGCCCTTTAGTGCGGATAGGGTGAAATACTGGTGCGAATGCAGCCGGTATAATATGTTGGATAAGAATGAGTTAAGATATGCCAGGCGCATGGGCTGGGTAGATGAAGAGCTGCTGCAAGGGTATTCATAA
- a CDS encoding GNAT family N-acetyltransferase, which translates to MKFKYRRIQDSDAHFLTQIFSNPEYELYFAENDTIEEDWIERFQYYKDIESNIIIDGAKPIGWIMYKLIDNVCDLYIVVLLDKERHKGYGKEIFSDLFEAYPCIKKIKLDVQQRNINACKFYQKLGFRIVSEERQPVRDSSEMYCNMELDI; encoded by the coding sequence ATGAAGTTCAAATACAGAAGAATTCAAGATAGTGATGCTCATTTTTTGACTCAAATTTTTTCTAATCCTGAGTATGAATTGTACTTTGCAGAAAATGACACAATAGAAGAAGACTGGATAGAAAGATTTCAATATTATAAAGATATCGAATCAAATATAATTATAGATGGAGCCAAGCCAATAGGGTGGATAATGTATAAATTAATAGATAATGTATGTGATTTATATATTGTAGTACTACTCGATAAAGAAAGACATAAAGGTTATGGAAAAGAAATATTTAGTGACTTGTTTGAAGCATATCCTTGCATTAAAAAGATAAAGTTAGATGTTCAGCAAAGAAATATAAATGCGTGCAAATTCTATCAGAAGTTAGGATTCAGAATTGTATCAGAAGAAAGACAACCTGTACGTGATAGCAGTGAAATGTATTGTAATATGGAATTAGATATTTGA